One genomic segment of Paenibacillus xylanexedens includes these proteins:
- a CDS encoding helix-turn-helix transcriptional regulator, translating into MEKVVYWMDTRIFFGKTEEAARLPIYMTTVGYWEHQYETERPEGFPDYQIHQIIHGQGRLIIQEDEYIVGPGDVFFLYPDVPHRYMPISDRWELAWVSFQGREASQLLSYAGITGSRVCRLRTATLLRGLEQLLVRGENGGDTDYADYDVECSKQLYALLLDLKPLLIASANYNDELERLKPVLRYIAEHLDRSLSLKELADVAVVSPQYLCRLFQRALHTRPVFYVNQERINRSKQLMFSERELRIYEVADRVGYENASYFCAMFKRHTGMSPERFRKLHGLN; encoded by the coding sequence ATGGAGAAAGTGGTGTACTGGATGGATACCCGGATTTTTTTTGGTAAAACAGAAGAAGCTGCTCGCCTGCCGATCTATATGACCACGGTTGGTTACTGGGAACACCAATATGAAACTGAGCGTCCAGAGGGATTCCCGGATTATCAGATCCACCAGATTATTCATGGTCAGGGGAGACTGATTATACAAGAGGACGAGTATATCGTCGGACCGGGTGACGTTTTCTTTCTGTACCCCGATGTTCCGCATCGATATATGCCCATCAGTGACCGTTGGGAACTGGCTTGGGTCTCGTTTCAGGGGAGAGAGGCTAGCCAGTTATTATCTTATGCGGGGATAACCGGTTCACGCGTATGCAGACTCAGGACAGCAACGCTGCTACGTGGCCTGGAGCAACTTCTGGTTAGAGGAGAGAATGGCGGTGATACGGATTACGCAGATTACGATGTGGAGTGTTCCAAACAATTATATGCCCTGCTGCTGGATCTGAAGCCACTACTCATCGCATCCGCCAATTATAATGATGAACTGGAGCGCTTGAAGCCTGTGCTGCGTTATATCGCAGAGCATCTGGATCGTTCGCTTTCGCTGAAAGAACTGGCCGATGTGGCTGTGGTATCTCCCCAATATTTGTGCAGGCTGTTTCAGAGGGCACTCCATACCAGACCTGTATTTTACGTGAACCAGGAACGGATCAATCGGAGCAAACAACTCATGTTCAGTGAGAGAGAGCTTCGAATATATGAAGTGGCTGATCGGGTGGGTTACGAGAATGCCAGTTATTTCTGTGCGATGTTCAAAAGGCATACAGGCATGAGTCCAGAGCGTTTTCGCAAACTGCACGGACTGAATTGA
- a CDS encoding flavin-containing monooxygenase: protein MYDVLVIGAGQAGLAAGYYLQQSGLTFLIVDAASSVGESWRKRYDSLRLFTPKMYDGLPGMPLSGNENGLPSKDEIADYFESYATQMHLPIKLNCEISRLSKQDEVYYAETNDGTIEARNIIVATGPFQTKNVPHFAKSLSENVIQLHSSEYKNISQLIPGTTVVVGGGNSGAQIAVELTSDEQQTVYISIARNITFRPLHIMKRSIFWYFEKLGILRASADRMVGKWLRNQPEYVYGYELKELMTQGKVNMRPRAINAIDDRILYEDGSETRIDNIIWATGFKRNDGWIDINAAFNSKGVILHETGISPVAGLYFVGLPWQTSRGSALLGWVKYDAQKIVSHVIQRKDTLY, encoded by the coding sequence TGGGCAAGCAGGCTTGGCAGCAGGTTACTATCTTCAACAGTCGGGGTTAACCTTTTTAATCGTTGACGCTGCCTCATCTGTCGGGGAATCTTGGCGTAAACGGTACGATTCTTTACGTCTTTTTACCCCAAAAATGTATGATGGGTTACCGGGAATGCCGCTTAGTGGAAATGAAAATGGCCTGCCAAGCAAAGATGAAATTGCAGATTATTTTGAAAGTTACGCCACACAAATGCATCTTCCAATAAAGTTAAACTGTGAAATCTCCCGTCTCTCGAAGCAAGATGAGGTGTACTATGCTGAAACCAATGATGGAACGATTGAAGCGCGCAATATTATCGTTGCCACGGGGCCTTTCCAGACCAAAAATGTTCCTCATTTTGCAAAATCATTATCTGAGAATGTGATTCAGCTTCACTCATCAGAATATAAAAATATCTCTCAATTGATCCCTGGAACAACAGTAGTTGTAGGCGGAGGGAATTCAGGTGCCCAAATCGCTGTAGAGTTAACATCAGATGAACAACAAACCGTATACATATCCATAGCTCGAAATATTACCTTTAGGCCTTTGCATATTATGAAAAGAAGTATATTCTGGTATTTTGAAAAGCTCGGAATATTACGTGCAAGTGCAGATCGTATGGTTGGAAAATGGTTGCGAAATCAGCCTGAGTACGTATATGGCTATGAGTTAAAAGAGTTGATGACCCAGGGCAAAGTTAACATGCGCCCACGTGCTATTAATGCAATAGATGACCGTATCCTATATGAGGATGGTAGTGAAACACGAATAGACAATATTATCTGGGCGACTGGGTTTAAGCGAAATGATGGTTGGATCGATATCAATGCTGCTTTTAATTCCAAAGGTGTAATATTACACGAGACAGGAATATCACCGGTTGCTGGACTGTACTTTGTAGGGCTACCTTGGCAAACATCACGGGGTTCTGCATTGTTGGGATGGGTCAAGTACGATGCTCAGAAGATCGTTAGTCATGTGATTCAAAGGAAAGACACATTGTACTAG
- a CDS encoding DinB family protein, producing the protein MNGTLQIRDHLLNELETGVRTGASLIRLIRSEDWSYRPQENMRSLVELVHHFIQITASDLAIMQEKGEAEVGLVENSLSGTQDIEKLEATLWSNFESYKAYITGLSEDDFLNRSTKAFYMEHGHLQVQWQIETVTHVFHHRSQLYNYLKQQGHELNFFMLYA; encoded by the coding sequence ATGAATGGAACATTGCAGATTCGGGATCACTTGTTAAATGAATTGGAAACAGGCGTACGGACGGGGGCTTCGTTAATTCGCTTGATCCGTTCGGAGGATTGGTCGTATCGTCCACAGGAGAATATGCGTTCATTGGTGGAGCTAGTGCATCACTTTATCCAGATCACGGCATCGGATCTTGCCATTATGCAGGAAAAAGGTGAAGCTGAGGTTGGGCTGGTAGAGAATAGCCTATCGGGGACCCAGGATATCGAGAAGCTTGAAGCAACGTTATGGAGCAATTTCGAATCCTACAAAGCCTATATTACGGGATTGAGCGAAGACGACTTTTTGAATCGTTCAACAAAAGCTTTTTATATGGAGCATGGTCACTTGCAGGTTCAATGGCAGATTGAAACGGTAACGCATGTATTCCATCACCGTTCGCAGCTGTATAACTATCTCAAGCAGCAGGGCCATGAACTGAACTTTTTCATGCTGTATGCGTAA
- a CDS encoding glycoside hydrolase family 2 TIM barrel-domain containing protein yields MRKKLVHTPPANGYPEWNNNPETFQVNRLPAHASMVAFPSITEALSNDSSASPWYESLNGQWKFAFAETPEQRITSFYENNYDASDWDEIAVPSNWQLQGYDYPHYTNMTYPWVEREPELKPPFAPTTYNPVGSYIRTFTVPADWKDRPVLLHFEGVESAFYVWVNGELVGYSEDTFTPAEFDITSYLTEGENKLAVEVYRWCDASWLENQDFWRLSGIFRGVYLHSPSPVQIADFFVRTELDDAYQDAELLLDLKLFNHNAAQTPAGLSVQAQLYDAQQQTVLKQPLTAAVTFQGEDELSFQLSAEVMKPLLWSAESPNLYTLVLSIQDESSETLEAVRSRIGFRKFELKDGLMQINGKRIVFKGVNRHEFSPDKGRAIGREDMIRDIELMKSYNVNAVRTSHYPNQSLWYELCDEYGLYVIDETNLETHGTWEYGQKEMNENNIPASKPEWRNNVIDRCNSMFQRDKNHPSVIIWSLGNESFGGDNFIAMYDYLKQVDPTRLVHYEGTFHYRPSDSASDIESTMYISPQDVENYARMKGPKKPYIICEYSHAMGNSCGGLHLYWELFDKYDVLQGAFIWDWVDQSIRTTTADGVEYFAYGGDFGESPHDGNFCGNGLILADKTVTPKLEEVKKCYQNVRMETVDVKDGLLRIKNQFLFTDLSEYSLVWTVTHDGKSVENGTLDIAVPPGESLEVRIPYTPSSDLFQEAVLTVSLVTKVATKWAGVGHEIAWDQFVVSPRLRPIQPVHQGQGNTPQVQELQDELKVTTGQVTLSFNPATGTLTSYQINNQEQLLAPVRPNFWRAMTDNDMGNRLNERSAFWRDAHATSRLIRFEHHADEQGILVTSDYMWDQHPGCTLSITYRIDPDGVLEISQTLIPGEGLPDLPEFGMLLQLNNRLDTISWYGRGPHDNYADRLTSARLGYYTGAVRDQFVPYLKPQECGNKTDVRFAGITSADGQFGLHVEATIPFEINALPWTPEELEANDHVYKLPQSTQTVARINYKQMGVGGDDSWGARTHAEYTLPANRAYHFTFTVRPV; encoded by the coding sequence ATGCGAAAGAAACTGGTACACACCCCTCCGGCAAATGGATACCCGGAATGGAACAATAATCCCGAGACTTTTCAAGTAAACCGTCTACCCGCACATGCTTCTATGGTAGCGTTTCCATCTATAACAGAAGCATTGTCCAATGATTCCAGCGCATCGCCATGGTACGAATCACTGAATGGTCAATGGAAGTTTGCCTTTGCGGAGACACCGGAGCAACGGATTACATCCTTTTATGAGAACAACTATGATGCCAGTGACTGGGACGAGATCGCCGTTCCTTCCAACTGGCAGCTACAAGGGTACGATTATCCCCACTATACAAATATGACGTATCCGTGGGTCGAGCGTGAGCCTGAATTGAAGCCACCATTTGCACCAACAACTTATAATCCGGTGGGTTCGTACATCCGCACGTTTACTGTTCCTGCAGACTGGAAAGACCGGCCTGTCCTGCTTCATTTTGAGGGCGTTGAATCTGCCTTTTATGTATGGGTGAACGGGGAGCTGGTCGGTTATAGCGAAGATACGTTCACGCCCGCAGAATTTGATATCACTTCGTATCTAACGGAAGGTGAGAACAAGCTCGCTGTGGAGGTATATCGCTGGTGTGATGCGAGCTGGCTGGAGAATCAGGATTTCTGGCGGTTAAGCGGCATCTTCCGTGGTGTATACCTGCATTCACCTTCACCGGTTCAGATCGCCGATTTCTTTGTTCGTACTGAACTGGATGACGCGTATCAGGATGCGGAGCTACTGCTGGATTTGAAATTATTTAATCATAATGCCGCGCAGACCCCTGCCGGATTGTCCGTTCAGGCGCAGCTCTATGATGCACAACAGCAGACAGTGCTGAAGCAACCACTTACTGCGGCCGTTACTTTCCAGGGCGAGGATGAACTTTCATTCCAGTTGTCAGCAGAGGTTATGAAGCCGCTACTATGGAGCGCTGAGTCCCCTAACCTGTATACACTTGTGCTATCCATTCAGGACGAATCAAGCGAAACACTGGAAGCGGTCCGCAGCCGGATCGGATTCCGCAAGTTTGAACTGAAGGACGGCCTGATGCAAATCAATGGCAAACGCATTGTGTTCAAAGGCGTCAATCGTCATGAATTTTCCCCGGATAAGGGTCGAGCCATTGGACGGGAAGACATGATCCGTGACATCGAGTTGATGAAGTCCTATAACGTTAACGCGGTGCGTACATCCCATTATCCGAATCAGTCACTCTGGTACGAACTGTGTGATGAATATGGCCTCTATGTCATTGACGAGACGAATCTGGAAACTCACGGCACCTGGGAATATGGGCAAAAGGAAATGAACGAGAACAATATTCCCGCGAGCAAGCCGGAATGGCGTAATAACGTAATAGATCGCTGTAACTCGATGTTCCAGCGGGACAAAAACCATCCGTCCGTTATTATCTGGTCTCTGGGTAATGAATCCTTCGGCGGCGATAACTTCATCGCCATGTACGATTATCTGAAACAAGTCGATCCAACCCGTCTCGTTCATTATGAAGGGACTTTCCATTATCGCCCTTCTGATTCGGCAAGCGATATTGAATCGACAATGTATATCAGCCCACAAGATGTAGAGAATTATGCTCGCATGAAGGGTCCGAAGAAACCTTATATTATCTGCGAATATAGCCATGCCATGGGTAACTCCTGTGGAGGTCTGCATCTGTATTGGGAGTTGTTCGATAAATATGATGTGTTGCAGGGTGCATTCATCTGGGACTGGGTCGATCAGTCCATTCGTACCACTACGGCAGACGGTGTAGAATATTTTGCTTATGGCGGCGATTTCGGTGAATCTCCTCATGATGGTAATTTCTGCGGGAACGGACTGATTCTGGCCGATAAGACGGTTACACCGAAGCTGGAAGAAGTGAAGAAATGTTATCAGAACGTTCGTATGGAAACCGTTGATGTCAAAGACGGCCTGCTGCGCATAAAAAACCAGTTCCTGTTCACGGATCTGAGCGAATATTCGCTCGTATGGACAGTAACACACGATGGTAAGTCCGTAGAGAACGGTACGTTGGATATCGCGGTACCTCCTGGCGAATCGCTTGAAGTCCGAATCCCTTATACGCCATCTTCCGATCTGTTCCAGGAAGCGGTGCTGACTGTATCTCTGGTTACGAAAGTCGCAACCAAATGGGCAGGAGTAGGTCACGAAATTGCCTGGGATCAGTTCGTGGTATCTCCGAGATTGCGTCCAATCCAACCGGTACACCAAGGGCAAGGCAATACACCGCAGGTACAAGAGCTGCAAGATGAATTGAAAGTGACTACAGGCCAAGTCACGTTGAGCTTCAATCCAGCCACTGGCACGCTCACGTCCTATCAGATCAACAATCAGGAGCAATTGCTCGCACCTGTCCGGCCGAATTTCTGGAGAGCCATGACAGACAATGATATGGGGAACCGCCTGAACGAGCGTTCTGCCTTCTGGAGAGATGCTCACGCTACCAGCAGATTAATTCGCTTTGAGCACCATGCAGACGAGCAAGGCATTCTCGTGACGAGCGATTATATGTGGGATCAACATCCGGGATGTACGCTGTCCATCACATACCGAATTGATCCGGATGGCGTGCTCGAAATCAGCCAAACTCTTATTCCAGGTGAGGGCCTACCCGATCTACCGGAATTCGGTATGCTGCTGCAACTGAATAACCGCCTGGATACAATCTCTTGGTACGGCAGAGGCCCACATGACAATTATGCAGACCGTCTAACCAGTGCACGTCTCGGTTATTACACAGGTGCGGTTCGAGATCAATTTGTTCCATATCTGAAACCACAAGAGTGTGGTAACAAAACGGATGTACGTTTTGCTGGAATTACGTCAGCGGATGGTCAGTTTGGCCTTCATGTTGAAGCCACCATACCATTTGAAATCAATGCGTTGCCGTGGACACCGGAGGAACTGGAAGCAAACGACCATGTGTACAAATTACCTCAGAGCACGCAGACTGTCGCACGCATCAATTACAAACAAATGGGTGTTGGCGGAGATGACAGCTGGGGCGCACGTACCCATGCCGAATACACCTTGCCAGCCAACCGCGCGTATCACTTCACCTTTACAGTAAGACCTGTATAA
- a CDS encoding helix-turn-helix domain-containing protein, translated as MDHSLHPLFKPIQMNGTYPNSYYIEKVPAAGLMAYVACYWESGSLPNTHADVAKREGPERSMTTVPARVLPDGCTDMLITYDPVCSKHSYAYCGNYTHPFAVPEPADDGSPAGDYTFGVRFFPGGAHVFHGMPLEWFTDKRIALQECWPEKLNGLQERMAETNHFAERVEVMNAYLSPLPVQASTSENDLMKNVLHRIFIDGGRMSVQELAMREVISERQLHRKFSEWVGISPKRFSEVVRFHRVLSDIHQGNTADWAMLAQNHGFFDQAHLIRQFRKFYGETPLTAAREHGRMLSDLYNRSAAPSVILKS; from the coding sequence GTGGATCACAGTTTGCACCCGTTGTTTAAGCCTATTCAGATGAATGGAACGTACCCTAACAGTTATTATATTGAGAAAGTACCTGCTGCTGGTCTGATGGCTTATGTGGCCTGTTATTGGGAATCAGGATCTCTTCCGAACACACATGCGGATGTTGCTAAGAGAGAAGGTCCAGAGCGATCGATGACGACGGTACCTGCCCGGGTATTACCGGATGGTTGCACGGACATGCTGATTACATACGACCCGGTCTGTTCAAAGCACTCCTATGCTTACTGTGGCAATTATACACATCCGTTCGCTGTACCTGAGCCAGCCGATGATGGTTCCCCTGCTGGAGACTACACCTTTGGTGTCCGGTTCTTCCCGGGTGGAGCGCATGTCTTCCATGGCATGCCACTGGAGTGGTTTACGGATAAGCGAATTGCCCTTCAGGAATGTTGGCCGGAGAAGCTGAACGGGCTTCAGGAACGGATGGCCGAAACGAATCATTTTGCAGAGCGAGTAGAGGTTATGAATGCGTACTTGAGTCCGTTGCCCGTGCAGGCAAGCACATCTGAGAACGATCTGATGAAAAACGTGCTGCACCGCATCTTTATAGATGGGGGACGTATGAGTGTCCAAGAGCTGGCGATGCGTGAAGTGATCAGTGAACGGCAGTTGCATCGCAAGTTCTCGGAATGGGTAGGAATCAGCCCCAAGCGATTCAGTGAGGTGGTTCGTTTTCATCGTGTGTTGAGTGATATTCATCAGGGGAACACGGCAGACTGGGCAATGCTTGCCCAGAATCATGGATTTTTTGACCAAGCCCATCTGATTCGGCAATTTCGCAAGTTTTATGGAGAGACTCCGTTGACGGCAGCCAGGGAGCATGGCAGGATGTTGTCCGATTTGTACAATAGATCTGCAGCACCTTCGGTTATACTGAAGTCGTGA
- a CDS encoding GNAT family N-acetyltransferase: MMNRTILFETERLECATWNEGDRALAFALWGDHEVAKWISSKGFLSEDEVEARLTQEIQRQKEAGVQYWPLFEKESEVFVGCCGLRPYSPEEEIYELGFHLTRDHWGKGYAQEAARAVIGYAFDKMNVKALFAGHHPDNEVSRHILIKLGFEYTGDERYEPTGKMHPSYVLRK, translated from the coding sequence ATGATGAACAGAACAATCTTATTTGAAACGGAACGGTTGGAATGTGCGACTTGGAACGAAGGAGATCGTGCGCTGGCGTTTGCATTGTGGGGCGATCATGAGGTTGCCAAATGGATTAGCAGCAAGGGATTTCTGAGTGAGGATGAAGTAGAAGCGCGATTAACACAGGAGATTCAAAGGCAGAAGGAAGCAGGAGTGCAATATTGGCCCCTTTTTGAGAAAGAGTCGGAGGTGTTTGTCGGTTGCTGTGGCCTGCGTCCGTATTCTCCAGAAGAGGAGATCTATGAATTGGGATTTCATCTAACCCGGGATCACTGGGGCAAAGGGTATGCGCAGGAAGCGGCACGGGCGGTAATTGGTTATGCCTTTGACAAAATGAACGTGAAGGCACTGTTTGCCGGGCATCATCCGGATAATGAAGTGTCACGTCACATCTTGATCAAGCTGGGATTTGAGTATACAGGTGATGAACGTTATGAACCAACAGGAAAGATGCATCCATCCTATGTGCTGCGAAAATAA